In Henckelia pumila isolate YLH828 unplaced genomic scaffold, ASM3356847v2 CTG_80:::fragment_1, whole genome shotgun sequence, one genomic interval encodes:
- the LOC140873598 gene encoding guanine nucleotide exchange factor SPIKE 1 isoform X1: MDNVLADGPRFQRIPRHSFSNCFKLDPLLDDNLEQWPHLNELVQSYGTDLVKDEYKYGHYESIGPIPFHNQIFEGPDTDMETEMDLANARRITLQDSTEVEKPSTSGSHFSESNFHDQSNVEMSKHFGESPLPAYEPVFDWENERSTIFGQRIPGTNILQHNSGLKIAVKVLSLSFQAGLVEPFYGTICLYNRERREKLSEDFIFHMLPAEMQDKESSCEAHGIFHLDAPSASVCLLIQLEKPATEEGGVTSSVYSRKEPVHLTEREKQKLQVWSRMMPHRESFAWAIIPLFDSGISSATGGSASPSSPLTTSMLGPSSKEAAVEQVAKITVEGKLGYSSGNSVVVEVSNLNKVKEGYTEDSLLDPKHKVHKPVKGVLTLEIEKLQTVQVGSEKALDNKTINYEGNQSSVADRPSYRIDQVQNAYLDSQSSGRKEMERNGSMIGLSDIATNYFQAFDFRTTMRNEPFSQLFHCLYVYPLSVSMSRKRNLFIRVELRKDDGDIKRQPLEAMHPREPGAALQKYVHTQVAVGARVACYHDEIKVSLPAIWAPMHHLLFTFFHVDLQTKLEAPKPVVIGYASLPLSTHVHLKSDISLPIMRDLVPHYLQDGTRERVDYLEDGKNLFRLKLRLCSSLYPISERIRDFFLEYDRHILRTSPPWGSELLEAINSLKNVDSTALLQFLQPMLNMLLHLIGSGGETLQVAAFRAMVNILTRVQQESVDDGERNLFLVNFVDYVFDDFGGRQPPVYPGLSTVWGSLARSKAKGYRVGPVYDDVLAMAWFFLEVIVKSMALEQTRLFYQNLPSGEDVPPMQLKEGVFRCIMQLYDCLLTEVHERCKKGLGLAKYLNSSLAFFCYDLLSTIEPRQVFELVSLYLDKFSGVCQSVLHDCKLTFLQILCDHDLFVEMPGRDPSDRNYLSAVLIQEIFLTLDHEDLSMRAKAARILVVLLCKHEFDVRYQKLEDKLYIAQLYFPLVGQILDEMPVFYNLSSVEKREVLIIILQIIRNLDDASLIKAWQQSIARTRLFFKLLEECLIHFEHRKPEGGMLMGSSSRSPLGDKPSSSKYSERLSPAINHYLLEAARLEVGPQGTPENGYLWQRVNSQLSSPSQPYSLREALAQAQSSRIGASTQALRESLHPILRQKLELWEENLSTAVSLQVLETIKKFSGTVQSRSIATDYGKLDCITSIFMIVFSHNQPLAFWKALFPVFNSVFELHGAMLMARENDRFLKQIAFHLLRLSVFRNENIRKRAVIGLLILVRSSFSYFKQTARLRVVLTITLSELMSEVQVTHIRSDGTLEETGEARRLRKSLEEMADELKSLNILRECGLPDMAFVTSHEKETEWSWSEVKTLSDSLLFALDASLEHALLVTIMTLDRYAAAESFYKLAMAFAPVPDLHIMWLLHLCDAHQEMQSWAEAAECAVAVAGVVMQALVSRNDGVWSSDHASALRKICPMVTGEITSEASTAEVEGYGASKLTVDSAVKYLQLANKLFSQAELHHFCASILELVIPVYKSRRAYGLLAKCHTMLTNIYESILEQESSPIPFADATYYRVGFYGQKFGKLDGKEYVYREPRDVRLGDIMEKLSHIYESRMDGTTLHVIPDSRQVKSDELLPEVCYLQITAVDPVMEDEDLGSRRERIFSLSTGSVRARVFDRFLYDTPFTKNGKTQGGLEDQWKRRTVLQTEGSFPALVNRLLVTKSESLEFSPVENAIGMIETRTSALRNELEEPRSSEGDQLPRLQSLQRILQGSVAVQVNSGVLSVCTAFLSGEPATRLRSQELQQLIAALLEFMAVCKRAIRVHFRLIGEEDQEFHTQLVNGFQSLTAELSHYIPAILSEL; encoded by the exons ATGGACAATGTGTTGGCTGATGGGCCTCGTTTCCAAAGAATTCCGCGCCATTCCTTTTCTAACTGCTTTAAGTTGGACCCATTG CTTGATGACAATTTGGAGCAGTGGCCACATCTAAATGAGCTTGTGCAGAGCTATGGGACGGACTTGGTCAAAGATGAATACAAGTATGGCCACTATGAAAGCATTGGCCCCATCCCATTTCATAATCAGATATTTGAGGGGCCTGACACTGATATGGAAACAG AAATGGACCTGGCCAATGCCAGAAGAATCACATTACAAGATTCAACGGAGGTAGAAAAGCCTAGCACATCTGGAAGTCATTTTTCAGAATCAAACTTTCATGACCAATCAAATGTTGAAATGTCCAAG CATTTTGGAGAATCTCCGCTTCCTGCTTATGAGCCTGTTTTTGACTGGGAAAATGAGAGGTCAACAATATTTGGTCAAAGAATTCCTGGGACTAATATACTTCAGCATAACAG TGGGCTAAAGATTGCAGTGAAGGTGCTGTCCTTGTCCTTTCAAGCTGGGCTTGTTG AGCCATTTTATGGCACAATTTGCCTATACAATAGGGAGAGAAGAGAAAAACTTTCAGAGGATTTCATTTTCCACATGTTACCCGCTGAAATGCAAGAT AAGGAAAGTTCTTGTGAGGCACATGGTATCTTCCATCTCGATGCACCATCAGCATCAGTTTGTTTGCTTATCCAGTTAGAGAAGCCTGCTACCGAAGAAGGTGGAGTGACTTCATCTGTTTATTCACGTAAAGAACCA GTTCATCTGACCGAGAGGGAGAAGCAAAAGCTGCAAGTGTGGTCTCGAATGATGCCTCACAGGGAATCATTTGCCTGGGCAATCATCCCGCTTTTTGATAGTGGGATTTCTTCTGCTACTGGCGGGTCTGCTTCTCCCAGCAGTCCTCTCACGACAAGCATGTTGGGTCCAAGTTCTAAAGAGGCTGCTGTTGAACAAGTTGCAAAGATAACAGTAGAAGGAAAACTGGGCTATTCAAGTGGTAACTCTGTTGTGGTTGAAGTGTCGAATCTGAATAAAGTTAAAGAAGGCTATACTGAGGATTCCCTCCTG GATCCTAAGCACAAGGTTCATAAACCCGTGAAGGGTGTCTTAACATTAGAAATTGAAAAGCTTCAAACTGTCCAAGTTGGTTCAGAAAAAGCATTGGATAACAAAACCATAAACTATGAGGGCAATCAAAGTTCTGTAGCTGACCGACCCAGTTACAGAATCGATCAAGTTCAGAATGCATATTTGGATTCACAGTCCTCTGGTAGGAAAGAGATGGAAAGAAATGGATCAATGATCGGGTTGTCGGATATTGCCACTAATTAT TTCCAAGCTTTTGACTTTCGGACGACAATGAGGAATGAGCCTTTCTCACAGCTTTTCCACTGTCTTTATGTTTATCCATTGAGTGTTAGCATGAGTaggaaaagaaatttgtttaTACGGGTCGAACTGAGAAAGGATGATGGAGATATCAAGAGACAACCGTTGGAG GCGATGCATCCAAGAGAACCAGGTGCTGCACTTCAGAAATATGTTCACACTCAAGTTGCTGTTGGGGCTAGGGTTGCTTGCTACCACGACGAAATCAAAGTTTCTTTGCCTGCCATTTGGGCTCCAATGCACCACCTCTTGTTTACATTCTTTCATGTTGACCTTCAAACAAAGCTTGAAGCTCCAAAACCT GTGGTGATAGGATATGCTTCACTTCCATTGTCCACTCATGTTCA TTTGAAATCAGATATTTCGTTGCCTATTATGAGGGATTTGGTGCCACACTATCTTCAAGATGGTACCAGG GAGAGAGTGGATTACTTGGAGGATGGCAAAAATCTATTTAGACTGAAGTTGCGCTTATGTTCATCTCTATATCCAATCAGTGAGCGGATAAGAGACTTTTTCCTTGAGTATGATAGACACATTCTTCGGACAAGTCCACCTTGGGGATCTGAGCTTCTGGAG GCAATCAACAGCTTGAAAAATGTTGATTCTACGGCTCTGCTTCAGTTTCTTCAGCCTATGTTAAACATGCTTCTCCATCTCATTGGCAGTGGCGGAGAGACTCTGCAG GTTGCAGCCTTTAGAGCTATGGTTAACATTTTAACAAG GGTACAGCAAGAGTCTGTGGACGACGGTGAAAGAAATCTTTTCCTGGTGAACTTTGTTGACTATGTGTTTGATGATTTTGGAGGTCGTCAACCACCTGTGTATCCTGGTCTGTCTACCGTGTGGGGAAGTTTGGCCCGCAGCAAG GCAAAAGGTTACCGTGTTGGGCCTGTCTACGATGATGTATTGGCCATGGCTTGGTTTTTCCTTGAAGTAATTGTCAAATCCATGGCATTGGAACAGACTCGGTTGTTCTATCAAAATCTTCCTTCAG GAGAAGATGTTCCACCGATGCAGTTGAAAGAAGGTGTTTTTCGATGTATAATGCAACTGTATGATTGCCTATTAACCGAAGTTCATGAGCGTTGCAAAAAAGGTTTAGGATTGGCCAAATATCTGAACAGTAGCTTGGCGTTCTTTTGTTATGATCTATTGTCAACAATCGAGCCCCGCCAAGTTTTTGAACTG GTTTCCTTGTACCTCGATAAGTTCTCTGGGGTATGTCAGTCAGTACTGCATGATTGCAAGCTTACATTCTTACAGATATTATGTGATCATGATCTCTTTGTGGAAATGCCTGGAAGAGATCCTTCAGATAG AAATTATCTGTCAGCAGTCCTTATACAAGAGATTTTCCTTACTTTGGATCACGAGGATCTATCTATGCGAGCGAAG GCTGCTAGAATTTTGGTGGTTCTTTTGTGCAAGCATGAGTTTGATGTTCGTTATCAAAAGCTGGAAGATAAATTGTATATAGCTCAATTATATTTCCCCCTTGTAGGGCAG ATACTTGATGAAATGCCCGTTTTCTACAATTTGAGCTCAGTTGAGAAGCGTGAAGTTCTGATTATTATTTTGCAAATTATACGTAATTTGGATGATGCCTCTCTTATCAAGGCCTGGCAGCAAAGTATTGCTCGCACCAGAttgtttttcaaacttttggaaGAATGTCTAATTCATTTTGAG CACAGAAAACCGGAAGGAGGCATGCTTATGGGAAGTAGCTCTCGCAGTCCGCTAGGAGATAAACCCTCTTCTTCAAAGTATTCTGAAAGACTTTCTCCTGCTATTAACCACTATCTCTTGGAGGCCGCACGCCTAGAAGTTGGA CCTCAAGGGACGCCTGAAAATGGTTATTTGTGGCAGAGGGTCAACTCCCAGCTAAGCTCACCCAGTCAGCCATATTCCTTGAGAGAAGCTCTTGCTCAGGCCCAATCATCAAGAATTGGAGCTTCAACTCAAGCATTAAGAGAATCATTGCATCCAATATTGAGACAAAAACTG GAACTTTGGGAAGAGAACCTGAGTACTGCAGTTAGTCTTCAAGTGTTGGAAACAATTAAAAAATTCTCTGGAACTGTTCAATCCCGTAGCATTGCTACAGATTATGGAAAACTTGACTGCATTACATCTATATTTATGATTGTCTTCTCACACAACCAACCTCTGGCTTTCTGGAAAGCTCTGTTTCCTGTGTTCAATAGTGTTTTTGAGCTTCATGGGGCTATGTTAATGGCAAGGGAAAACGACCGCTTTCTAAAGCAAATTGCTTTCCATCTTCTCCGGCTTTCAGTATTTCGAAACGAAAATATCAGGAAAAGGgctgttattgggcttttgatACTTGTGCGG AGTTCTTTCTCTTACTTTAAGCAGACAGCCAGATTACGCGTCGTCCTAACTATTACATTGTCAGAATTGATGTCTGAAGTTCAAGTTACACATATAAGGTCTGATGGAACACTAGAAGAAACTGGTGAAGCACGTCGTCTTCGAAAATCGTTGGAGGAAATGGCGGATGAACTGAAGAGCCTCAACATACTCAGAGAGTGTGGTCTTCCAGACATGGCTTTTGTCACTAGTCATGAAAAAGAGACTGAGTGGTCCTGGTCAGAAGTAAAAACCCTTTCAGACAGTCTTCTTTTCGCTCTTGATGCCAGCCTAGAGCATGCACTTCTG GTTACTATCATGACACTGGATAGGTATGCTGCTGCTGAGAGCTTTTACAAACTTGCAATGGCATTTGCTCCAGTTCCAGATCTTCACATAATGTGGTTATTGCACCTATGTGATGCACATCAGGAGATGCAGTCTTGGGCTGAAGCAGCGGAGTGTGCTGTTGCTGTGGCTGGGGTGGTGATGCAG GCTCTTGTAAGTAGGAATGATGGAGTATGGAGCTCTGATCATGCAAGTGCGTTACGCAAAATATGCCCTATGGTCACTGGTGAGATAACTTCTGAAGCTTCGACGGCTGAGGTAGAAGGATATGGTGCTTCTAAACTTACTGTTGACTCAGCTGTGAAGTACCTGCAACTTGCAAATAAGCTTTTTTCCCAAGCTGAACTCCACCATTTCTGTGCCAGTATCCTAGAACTGGTAATTCCAGTATATAAGAGCAGAAGGGCCTACGGGCTGCTGGCCAAATGCCACACAATGCTAACCAATATTTACGAGTCCATTCTTGAGCAAGAATCAAGTcccataccttttgcagatgcaaCATATTATAGGGTGGGATTCTATGGTCAAAAATTTGGGAAGCTTGATGGAAAAGAATATGTATATAGAGAGCCTCGCGATGTGCGGTTGGGTGATATAATGGAGAAACTTAGTCATATATATGAGTCGAGAATGGATGGTACAACATTGCATGTCATCCCAGACTCCAGACAGGTGAAATCTGATGAACTGCTGCCTGAAGTTTGCTATCTTCAAATAACTGCGGTTGATCCTGTTATGGAGGACGAGGACTTGGGAAGCAGAAGAGAGAGAATATTCTCGCTCTCCACTGGGAGTGTTCGTGCAAGGGTCTTTGATCGCTTTTTATATGATACCCCTTTCACAAAAAATGGAAAGACTCAAGGTGGGTTGGAAGACCAATGGAAACGACGCACGGTATTACAGACTGAGGGCTCTTTTCCTGCCCTGGTGAACCGCCTTTTAGTAACCAAATCTGAATCTCTTGAGTTCTCTCCCGTGGAGAATGCAATTGGAATGATTGAAACTCGGACATCGGCGTTAAGAAATGAGCTTGAAGAGCCACGCAGTTCGGAAGGCGATCAACTCCCACGCCTTCAAAGCTTACAAAGGATACTTCAAGGCTCGGTCGCTGTTCAA GTAAACAGTGGAGTCCTGAGTGTTTGTACAGCATTCCTTTCTGGTGAGCCTGCAACAAGGCTCCGATCTCAAGAGTTGCAGCAACTGATTGCTGCACTCCTTGAATTTATGGCTGTTTGCAAGCGGGCCATTCGTGTACACTTTCGATTGATTGGGGAGGAAGATCAAGAATTTCATACCCAACTTGTCAATGGATTTCAGTCACTAACTGCAGAATTGTCTCATTACATCCCTGCAATTCTTTCTGAACTTTGA
- the LOC140873598 gene encoding guanine nucleotide exchange factor SPIKE 1 isoform X2, whose translation MMPHRESFAWAIIPLFDSGISSATGGSASPSSPLTTSMLGPSSKEAAVEQVAKITVEGKLGYSSGNSVVVEVSNLNKVKEGYTEDSLLDPKHKVHKPVKGVLTLEIEKLQTVQVGSEKALDNKTINYEGNQSSVADRPSYRIDQVQNAYLDSQSSGRKEMERNGSMIGLSDIATNYFQAFDFRTTMRNEPFSQLFHCLYVYPLSVSMSRKRNLFIRVELRKDDGDIKRQPLEAMHPREPGAALQKYVHTQVAVGARVACYHDEIKVSLPAIWAPMHHLLFTFFHVDLQTKLEAPKPVVIGYASLPLSTHVHLKSDISLPIMRDLVPHYLQDGTRERVDYLEDGKNLFRLKLRLCSSLYPISERIRDFFLEYDRHILRTSPPWGSELLEAINSLKNVDSTALLQFLQPMLNMLLHLIGSGGETLQVAAFRAMVNILTRVQQESVDDGERNLFLVNFVDYVFDDFGGRQPPVYPGLSTVWGSLARSKAKGYRVGPVYDDVLAMAWFFLEVIVKSMALEQTRLFYQNLPSGEDVPPMQLKEGVFRCIMQLYDCLLTEVHERCKKGLGLAKYLNSSLAFFCYDLLSTIEPRQVFELVSLYLDKFSGVCQSVLHDCKLTFLQILCDHDLFVEMPGRDPSDRNYLSAVLIQEIFLTLDHEDLSMRAKAARILVVLLCKHEFDVRYQKLEDKLYIAQLYFPLVGQILDEMPVFYNLSSVEKREVLIIILQIIRNLDDASLIKAWQQSIARTRLFFKLLEECLIHFEHRKPEGGMLMGSSSRSPLGDKPSSSKYSERLSPAINHYLLEAARLEVGPQGTPENGYLWQRVNSQLSSPSQPYSLREALAQAQSSRIGASTQALRESLHPILRQKLELWEENLSTAVSLQVLETIKKFSGTVQSRSIATDYGKLDCITSIFMIVFSHNQPLAFWKALFPVFNSVFELHGAMLMARENDRFLKQIAFHLLRLSVFRNENIRKRAVIGLLILVRSSFSYFKQTARLRVVLTITLSELMSEVQVTHIRSDGTLEETGEARRLRKSLEEMADELKSLNILRECGLPDMAFVTSHEKETEWSWSEVKTLSDSLLFALDASLEHALLVTIMTLDRYAAAESFYKLAMAFAPVPDLHIMWLLHLCDAHQEMQSWAEAAECAVAVAGVVMQALVSRNDGVWSSDHASALRKICPMVTGEITSEASTAEVEGYGASKLTVDSAVKYLQLANKLFSQAELHHFCASILELVIPVYKSRRAYGLLAKCHTMLTNIYESILEQESSPIPFADATYYRVGFYGQKFGKLDGKEYVYREPRDVRLGDIMEKLSHIYESRMDGTTLHVIPDSRQVKSDELLPEVCYLQITAVDPVMEDEDLGSRRERIFSLSTGSVRARVFDRFLYDTPFTKNGKTQGGLEDQWKRRTVLQTEGSFPALVNRLLVTKSESLEFSPVENAIGMIETRTSALRNELEEPRSSEGDQLPRLQSLQRILQGSVAVQVNSGVLSVCTAFLSGEPATRLRSQELQQLIAALLEFMAVCKRAIRVHFRLIGEEDQEFHTQLVNGFQSLTAELSHYIPAILSEL comes from the exons ATGATGCCTCACAGGGAATCATTTGCCTGGGCAATCATCCCGCTTTTTGATAGTGGGATTTCTTCTGCTACTGGCGGGTCTGCTTCTCCCAGCAGTCCTCTCACGACAAGCATGTTGGGTCCAAGTTCTAAAGAGGCTGCTGTTGAACAAGTTGCAAAGATAACAGTAGAAGGAAAACTGGGCTATTCAAGTGGTAACTCTGTTGTGGTTGAAGTGTCGAATCTGAATAAAGTTAAAGAAGGCTATACTGAGGATTCCCTCCTG GATCCTAAGCACAAGGTTCATAAACCCGTGAAGGGTGTCTTAACATTAGAAATTGAAAAGCTTCAAACTGTCCAAGTTGGTTCAGAAAAAGCATTGGATAACAAAACCATAAACTATGAGGGCAATCAAAGTTCTGTAGCTGACCGACCCAGTTACAGAATCGATCAAGTTCAGAATGCATATTTGGATTCACAGTCCTCTGGTAGGAAAGAGATGGAAAGAAATGGATCAATGATCGGGTTGTCGGATATTGCCACTAATTAT TTCCAAGCTTTTGACTTTCGGACGACAATGAGGAATGAGCCTTTCTCACAGCTTTTCCACTGTCTTTATGTTTATCCATTGAGTGTTAGCATGAGTaggaaaagaaatttgtttaTACGGGTCGAACTGAGAAAGGATGATGGAGATATCAAGAGACAACCGTTGGAG GCGATGCATCCAAGAGAACCAGGTGCTGCACTTCAGAAATATGTTCACACTCAAGTTGCTGTTGGGGCTAGGGTTGCTTGCTACCACGACGAAATCAAAGTTTCTTTGCCTGCCATTTGGGCTCCAATGCACCACCTCTTGTTTACATTCTTTCATGTTGACCTTCAAACAAAGCTTGAAGCTCCAAAACCT GTGGTGATAGGATATGCTTCACTTCCATTGTCCACTCATGTTCA TTTGAAATCAGATATTTCGTTGCCTATTATGAGGGATTTGGTGCCACACTATCTTCAAGATGGTACCAGG GAGAGAGTGGATTACTTGGAGGATGGCAAAAATCTATTTAGACTGAAGTTGCGCTTATGTTCATCTCTATATCCAATCAGTGAGCGGATAAGAGACTTTTTCCTTGAGTATGATAGACACATTCTTCGGACAAGTCCACCTTGGGGATCTGAGCTTCTGGAG GCAATCAACAGCTTGAAAAATGTTGATTCTACGGCTCTGCTTCAGTTTCTTCAGCCTATGTTAAACATGCTTCTCCATCTCATTGGCAGTGGCGGAGAGACTCTGCAG GTTGCAGCCTTTAGAGCTATGGTTAACATTTTAACAAG GGTACAGCAAGAGTCTGTGGACGACGGTGAAAGAAATCTTTTCCTGGTGAACTTTGTTGACTATGTGTTTGATGATTTTGGAGGTCGTCAACCACCTGTGTATCCTGGTCTGTCTACCGTGTGGGGAAGTTTGGCCCGCAGCAAG GCAAAAGGTTACCGTGTTGGGCCTGTCTACGATGATGTATTGGCCATGGCTTGGTTTTTCCTTGAAGTAATTGTCAAATCCATGGCATTGGAACAGACTCGGTTGTTCTATCAAAATCTTCCTTCAG GAGAAGATGTTCCACCGATGCAGTTGAAAGAAGGTGTTTTTCGATGTATAATGCAACTGTATGATTGCCTATTAACCGAAGTTCATGAGCGTTGCAAAAAAGGTTTAGGATTGGCCAAATATCTGAACAGTAGCTTGGCGTTCTTTTGTTATGATCTATTGTCAACAATCGAGCCCCGCCAAGTTTTTGAACTG GTTTCCTTGTACCTCGATAAGTTCTCTGGGGTATGTCAGTCAGTACTGCATGATTGCAAGCTTACATTCTTACAGATATTATGTGATCATGATCTCTTTGTGGAAATGCCTGGAAGAGATCCTTCAGATAG AAATTATCTGTCAGCAGTCCTTATACAAGAGATTTTCCTTACTTTGGATCACGAGGATCTATCTATGCGAGCGAAG GCTGCTAGAATTTTGGTGGTTCTTTTGTGCAAGCATGAGTTTGATGTTCGTTATCAAAAGCTGGAAGATAAATTGTATATAGCTCAATTATATTTCCCCCTTGTAGGGCAG ATACTTGATGAAATGCCCGTTTTCTACAATTTGAGCTCAGTTGAGAAGCGTGAAGTTCTGATTATTATTTTGCAAATTATACGTAATTTGGATGATGCCTCTCTTATCAAGGCCTGGCAGCAAAGTATTGCTCGCACCAGAttgtttttcaaacttttggaaGAATGTCTAATTCATTTTGAG CACAGAAAACCGGAAGGAGGCATGCTTATGGGAAGTAGCTCTCGCAGTCCGCTAGGAGATAAACCCTCTTCTTCAAAGTATTCTGAAAGACTTTCTCCTGCTATTAACCACTATCTCTTGGAGGCCGCACGCCTAGAAGTTGGA CCTCAAGGGACGCCTGAAAATGGTTATTTGTGGCAGAGGGTCAACTCCCAGCTAAGCTCACCCAGTCAGCCATATTCCTTGAGAGAAGCTCTTGCTCAGGCCCAATCATCAAGAATTGGAGCTTCAACTCAAGCATTAAGAGAATCATTGCATCCAATATTGAGACAAAAACTG GAACTTTGGGAAGAGAACCTGAGTACTGCAGTTAGTCTTCAAGTGTTGGAAACAATTAAAAAATTCTCTGGAACTGTTCAATCCCGTAGCATTGCTACAGATTATGGAAAACTTGACTGCATTACATCTATATTTATGATTGTCTTCTCACACAACCAACCTCTGGCTTTCTGGAAAGCTCTGTTTCCTGTGTTCAATAGTGTTTTTGAGCTTCATGGGGCTATGTTAATGGCAAGGGAAAACGACCGCTTTCTAAAGCAAATTGCTTTCCATCTTCTCCGGCTTTCAGTATTTCGAAACGAAAATATCAGGAAAAGGgctgttattgggcttttgatACTTGTGCGG AGTTCTTTCTCTTACTTTAAGCAGACAGCCAGATTACGCGTCGTCCTAACTATTACATTGTCAGAATTGATGTCTGAAGTTCAAGTTACACATATAAGGTCTGATGGAACACTAGAAGAAACTGGTGAAGCACGTCGTCTTCGAAAATCGTTGGAGGAAATGGCGGATGAACTGAAGAGCCTCAACATACTCAGAGAGTGTGGTCTTCCAGACATGGCTTTTGTCACTAGTCATGAAAAAGAGACTGAGTGGTCCTGGTCAGAAGTAAAAACCCTTTCAGACAGTCTTCTTTTCGCTCTTGATGCCAGCCTAGAGCATGCACTTCTG GTTACTATCATGACACTGGATAGGTATGCTGCTGCTGAGAGCTTTTACAAACTTGCAATGGCATTTGCTCCAGTTCCAGATCTTCACATAATGTGGTTATTGCACCTATGTGATGCACATCAGGAGATGCAGTCTTGGGCTGAAGCAGCGGAGTGTGCTGTTGCTGTGGCTGGGGTGGTGATGCAG GCTCTTGTAAGTAGGAATGATGGAGTATGGAGCTCTGATCATGCAAGTGCGTTACGCAAAATATGCCCTATGGTCACTGGTGAGATAACTTCTGAAGCTTCGACGGCTGAGGTAGAAGGATATGGTGCTTCTAAACTTACTGTTGACTCAGCTGTGAAGTACCTGCAACTTGCAAATAAGCTTTTTTCCCAAGCTGAACTCCACCATTTCTGTGCCAGTATCCTAGAACTGGTAATTCCAGTATATAAGAGCAGAAGGGCCTACGGGCTGCTGGCCAAATGCCACACAATGCTAACCAATATTTACGAGTCCATTCTTGAGCAAGAATCAAGTcccataccttttgcagatgcaaCATATTATAGGGTGGGATTCTATGGTCAAAAATTTGGGAAGCTTGATGGAAAAGAATATGTATATAGAGAGCCTCGCGATGTGCGGTTGGGTGATATAATGGAGAAACTTAGTCATATATATGAGTCGAGAATGGATGGTACAACATTGCATGTCATCCCAGACTCCAGACAGGTGAAATCTGATGAACTGCTGCCTGAAGTTTGCTATCTTCAAATAACTGCGGTTGATCCTGTTATGGAGGACGAGGACTTGGGAAGCAGAAGAGAGAGAATATTCTCGCTCTCCACTGGGAGTGTTCGTGCAAGGGTCTTTGATCGCTTTTTATATGATACCCCTTTCACAAAAAATGGAAAGACTCAAGGTGGGTTGGAAGACCAATGGAAACGACGCACGGTATTACAGACTGAGGGCTCTTTTCCTGCCCTGGTGAACCGCCTTTTAGTAACCAAATCTGAATCTCTTGAGTTCTCTCCCGTGGAGAATGCAATTGGAATGATTGAAACTCGGACATCGGCGTTAAGAAATGAGCTTGAAGAGCCACGCAGTTCGGAAGGCGATCAACTCCCACGCCTTCAAAGCTTACAAAGGATACTTCAAGGCTCGGTCGCTGTTCAA GTAAACAGTGGAGTCCTGAGTGTTTGTACAGCATTCCTTTCTGGTGAGCCTGCAACAAGGCTCCGATCTCAAGAGTTGCAGCAACTGATTGCTGCACTCCTTGAATTTATGGCTGTTTGCAAGCGGGCCATTCGTGTACACTTTCGATTGATTGGGGAGGAAGATCAAGAATTTCATACCCAACTTGTCAATGGATTTCAGTCACTAACTGCAGAATTGTCTCATTACATCCCTGCAATTCTTTCTGAACTTTGA